Proteins encoded in a region of the Calditrichota bacterium genome:
- a CDS encoding DEAD/DEAH box helicase has translation MEDVLTCNKASLILTISQSQSFSMPPHFLPGQVVRMRNYTARFGTIQGAPQPMGDTWSYRIQWNDGTRVAALENDLVAVKDSTPEALWEAGSFADHKSLLRLVTWIRLSKALTDTVLTRFASRIDFLPYQWLPLLKFLDSADSRILIADEVGLGKTIEAGIILRELTARQGRLRKVLVIARKGSLNSQWENELKRRFGFEFTVWEAQDMKDW, from the coding sequence AATTAGTCAATCTCAGAGTTTCTCTATGCCCCCACATTTCTTACCCGGCCAAGTAGTCCGGATGCGTAACTACACGGCACGATTCGGCACCATTCAAGGTGCTCCCCAACCAATGGGGGACACTTGGTCCTATCGCATCCAGTGGAACGACGGCACAAGAGTAGCAGCACTCGAGAATGACCTTGTGGCGGTTAAGGACTCCACTCCGGAAGCCCTCTGGGAGGCTGGATCCTTCGCCGACCACAAGAGCCTGCTTCGCCTGGTCACTTGGATTCGCCTCAGCAAGGCTCTGACCGACACCGTTCTCACCCGATTCGCCAGTCGCATTGACTTCCTCCCCTACCAATGGCTTCCGCTCCTCAAGTTCCTCGACTCAGCCGACTCCCGTATCCTCATTGCCGACGAAGTCGGTCTGGGGAAGACCATTGAAGCCGGCATCATCCTTCGCGAACTGACCGCCCGCCAGGGGAGGCTGCGCAAAGTGCTGGTCATCGCCCGTAAAGGCTCACTCAACAGCCAATGGGAAAACGAACTTAAGCGCCGTTTCGGCTTTGAGTTCACCGTCTGGGAAGCCCAAGATATGAAGGATTGG